From the genome of Labrus bergylta chromosome 12, fLabBer1.1, whole genome shotgun sequence, one region includes:
- the rnf114 gene encoding E3 ubiquitin-protein ligase RNF114: MAMLGGYGAAQHKKNVSEGTSDVSEFVCPVCLEIFDSPVTTQCGHTFCQSCLQECLRPQKPVCAVCRAGLGHWTKAADLEAVIQSSVASCKGCGAQVGLSQMRGHTASCSKYQEYIEEGVRTTAQSQPAIISPVPNRYTFTCPYCNCQNLDQDGLVEHCTSQHARDTRLVVCPICASMPWGDPNYRSADFFQHLKIRHTFSYDTFVDYSTDENTMIQEALQRSLLDN, encoded by the exons ATGGCGATGCTCGGAGGTTATGGTGCAGCACAGCACAAGAAAAACGTCTCTGAAGGGACCAGCGACGTGTCAGAATTCGTCTGTCCAGTGTGTCTCGAAATATTTGATAGTCCCGTAACAACACAATGTGGGCATAC GTTCTGCCAGAGTTGTTTGCAGGAGTGTTTGCGTCCACAGAAGCCTGTTTGTGCTGTGTGTCGGGCAGGACTGGGTCACTGGACTAAAGCTGCAGATCTCGAGGCTGTCATCCAATCATCTGTGGCATCTTGCAAAGGGTGTGGAGCTCAG GTTGGCCTGTCTCAGATGAGAGGACACACAGCTTCCTGTTCTAAATACCAAGAGTACATTGAGGAGGGAGTGAGGACTACTGCCCAGAGCCAGCCTGCAATCATCAG TCCGGTGCCAAATCGCTACACTTTCACCTGCCCATATTGCAACTGCCAGAACCTTGACCAGGACGGCCTGGTTGAGCATTGCACTTCCCAACATGCTCGAGATACACGCCTAGTG GTATGTCCCATCTGTGCCTCAATGCCTTGGGGGGACCCTAACTACAGGAGCGCTGACTTTTTCCAGCACCTGAAAATCCGACACACCTTCTCCTATGATACATTTGTC GATTATTCGACAGATGAGAACACAATGATTCAGGAGGCTCTACAGCGCTCCCTATTGGACAACTGa